In Nymphalis io chromosome 11, ilAglIoxx1.1, whole genome shotgun sequence, one genomic interval encodes:
- the LOC126771546 gene encoding COX assembly mitochondrial protein homolog has translation MPESSVLPKKFSDGPHGLGDPDDRSLRKVETEVVIPKLIREKAKTEKCIPEVEDFSKCCKDSSVFMVIKCRNENSALKSCLSKWYHNEEFKKLCTEEYLKERSEYRRTGIKKPMKRA, from the exons atgcCTGAATCTTCAGTGTTACCCAAAAAATTCTCAGATGGTCCACATGGCTTAG GAGATCCGGATGATAGAAGCCTTAGAAAAGTCGAAACTGAAGTAGTAATACCTAAACTTATTAGGGAAAAAGCCAAAACTGAAAAATGTATCCCTGAAGTTGAAGATTTTTCTAAATGTTGTAAAGATTCATCGGTTTTTATGGTTATCAAATGTAGAAACGAAAACTCGGCATTGAAATCGTGTTTGTCGAAGTGGTATCATAatgaagaatttaaaaaattatgtactgaagaatatttaaaagaaagaaGTGAATATAGAAGAACAGGCATTAAAAAGCCAATGAAAAGAGCATAA
- the LOC126771538 gene encoding tRNA-splicing endonuclease subunit Sen2 isoform X1 gives MASLKSEEECQTNDPNSEFPIDAESSLSLPLDSSMCILFTGHYNGIGVEVRSLDEMALLHHMGCFGKGTASRSKPQIVHNDGSPTIMRKRQFLKRNYWHKKFGTSQKSIDSDTFFKEVNDLVSKIVHDTRKKLGKDVIDLVSSDEEMVQETESLNNQTEFDIPDKQNLVVIVPNSDSEDDNYFADFKPQCCVDKIVLQEKLMLSLEEAFFLLYGLGCLQVINNENQILNIEECWKLFSESDRYFIEKYVVYHYFRSKGYIVKPGIKFGGDYVLYREGPEINHADYIIVINYGNNISDWISLFGQIRMATTTVKVLYLFQEVIIVEVLKSSKDNLNLPQDLSEFSVRELLITRNVANIINDDSEFD, from the exons ATGGCCAGTTTGAAATCGGAAGAGGAATGTCAGACTAATGACCCAAATAGCGAATTTCCTATAGATGCTGAATCATCATTGAGTCTACCACTAGATAGTTCTATGTGTATACTGTTTACTGGACATTACAATGGGATTGGTGTTGAGGTTAGGTCCTTGGATGAGATGGCATTGTTACACCATATGGGATGTTTTGGTAAAGGGACTGCATCTAGATCTAAGCCTCAAATAGTACACAATGATGGCAGTCCAACTATTATGCGGAAAAGGCAATTCTTAAAGCGTAATTATTGGCATAAGAAGTTTGGTACATCGCAAAAATCTATTGATTCAGATACTTTTTTCAAAGAAGTGAATGACCTGGTTTCAAAGATTGTTCATGACACTAGAAAAAAATTGGGAAAGGATGTTATTGATTTGGTTTCAAGTGACGAAGAGATGGTACAAGAAACAGAAAGTTTGAATAACCAAACTGAATTTGACATACCTGATAAACAAAACCTAGTTGTTATAGTACCAAATAGTGATTCTGAGGATGATAATTATTTTGCAGATTTTAAACCTCAATGTTGTGTAGATAAGATTGTGTTGCAAGAAAAGCTAATGCTCTCTTTAGAGGaagctttttttttgttatatggaCTTGGATGCttacaagtaataaataatgaaaaccaAATACTAAATATAGAAGAATGTTGGAAACTATTTAGTGAAAGtgatagatattttattgagaaatatgttgtatatcattattttaggtCTAAAGGGTATATTGTTAAACCTGGAATTAAATTTGGTGGTGACTATG TACTGTACAGAGAAGGTCCAGAAATAAATCATGctgattatataattgttattaattatggGAATAACATTTCTGATTGGATATCTTTATTTGGACAAATTCGAATGGCTACAACAACTGTCAAG gtattatatttatttcaggaAGTTATAATAGTGGAAGTGCTGAAATCCagtaaagataatttaaacttGCCACAAGATCTTAGTGAATTTAGTGTAAGAGAATTGTTAATAACTAGAAATgttgctaatataataaatgatgacAGTGAGTTTGACTAA
- the LOC126771538 gene encoding tRNA-splicing endonuclease subunit Sen2 isoform X2, producing the protein MASLKSEEECQTNDPNSEFPIDAESSLSLPLDSSMCILFTGHYNGIGVEVRSLDEMALLHHMGCFGKGTASRSKPQIVHNDGSPTIMRKRQFLKRNYWHKKFGTSQKSIDSDTFFKEVNDLVSKIVHDTRKKLGKDVIDLVSSDEEMVQETESLNNQTEFDIPDKQNLVVIVPNSDSEDDNYFADFKPQCCVDKIVLQEKLMLSLEEAFFLLYGLGCLQVINNENQILNIEECWKLFSESDRYFIEKYVVYHYFRSKGYIVKPGIKFGGDYVLYREGPEINHADYIIVINYGNNISDWISLFGQIRMATTTVKEVIIVEVLKSSKDNLNLPQDLSEFSVRELLITRNVANIINDDSEFD; encoded by the exons ATGGCCAGTTTGAAATCGGAAGAGGAATGTCAGACTAATGACCCAAATAGCGAATTTCCTATAGATGCTGAATCATCATTGAGTCTACCACTAGATAGTTCTATGTGTATACTGTTTACTGGACATTACAATGGGATTGGTGTTGAGGTTAGGTCCTTGGATGAGATGGCATTGTTACACCATATGGGATGTTTTGGTAAAGGGACTGCATCTAGATCTAAGCCTCAAATAGTACACAATGATGGCAGTCCAACTATTATGCGGAAAAGGCAATTCTTAAAGCGTAATTATTGGCATAAGAAGTTTGGTACATCGCAAAAATCTATTGATTCAGATACTTTTTTCAAAGAAGTGAATGACCTGGTTTCAAAGATTGTTCATGACACTAGAAAAAAATTGGGAAAGGATGTTATTGATTTGGTTTCAAGTGACGAAGAGATGGTACAAGAAACAGAAAGTTTGAATAACCAAACTGAATTTGACATACCTGATAAACAAAACCTAGTTGTTATAGTACCAAATAGTGATTCTGAGGATGATAATTATTTTGCAGATTTTAAACCTCAATGTTGTGTAGATAAGATTGTGTTGCAAGAAAAGCTAATGCTCTCTTTAGAGGaagctttttttttgttatatggaCTTGGATGCttacaagtaataaataatgaaaaccaAATACTAAATATAGAAGAATGTTGGAAACTATTTAGTGAAAGtgatagatattttattgagaaatatgttgtatatcattattttaggtCTAAAGGGTATATTGTTAAACCTGGAATTAAATTTGGTGGTGACTATG TACTGTACAGAGAAGGTCCAGAAATAAATCATGctgattatataattgttattaattatggGAATAACATTTCTGATTGGATATCTTTATTTGGACAAATTCGAATGGCTACAACAACTGTCAAG gaAGTTATAATAGTGGAAGTGCTGAAATCCagtaaagataatttaaacttGCCACAAGATCTTAGTGAATTTAGTGTAAGAGAATTGTTAATAACTAGAAATgttgctaatataataaatgatgacAGTGAGTTTGACTAA
- the LOC126771531 gene encoding V-type proton ATPase subunit H isoform X2 — translation MAHINEENVSKLIPTLGDDKIDMIAATSALQIRASEIRQTQINWQSYLQSQMITQRDHDFIVNLDQRGQKDLPDKNPDACADVFLNLLTHISKDNTIQYVLVLIDDILSEDKSRVKIFRNARHGNVWQPFLNLLNRQDEFVQHMTARIIAKLACWHPQLMEKSDLHFYLSWLKEQLKMNTNDYIQSVARCLQMMLRVDEYRFAFLSVDGISTLLSILASRVNFQVQYQLVFCLWVLTFNSLLAEKMNKFNAIPILADILSDSVKEKVTRIVLAVFRNLIEKPEDQQVAKEHCIAMVQCKVLKQLSILQQKRSDDEDIMNDVDFLNDRLQASVQDLSSFDQYATEVKSGRLEWSPVHKSAKFWRENAARLNERGQELLRTLVHLLEKSRDPVVLAVACYDVGEYVRHYPRGKHIIEQLGGKQRVMYLLSHEDPNVRYEALLAVQKLMVHNWEYLGKQLEKEQIDKQSGGTAVGAKA, via the exons ATGGCTCATATCAACGAGGAGAATGTTAGCAAACTAATTCCAACTTTAGGCGATGACAAAATCG ataTGATTGCTGCTACAAGCGCACTACAAATAAGGGCGAGCGAGATTCGTCAAACTCAAATTAACTGGCAGTCTTATTTGCA aTCGCAAATGATAACTCAGCGTGATCATGACTTCATTGTGAACTTGGACCAACGTGGCCAGAAAGACTTGCCAGATAAGAACCCTGATGCCTGCGCAGATGTTTTCCTAAATTTGCTTACCCATATTAGTAAAGACAATACCATCCAGTATGTCCTTGTTTTGATAGATGATATTCTTTCA GAAGATAAGTCTCGTGTCAAAATATTTCGCAATGCCAGACATGGAAATGTGTGGCAGCCATTCTTGAACCTGCTAAATCGTCAAGATGAATTTGTCCAGCATATGACTGCCCGTATAATTGCCAAGCTTGCTTGCTGGCACCCACAGCTTATGGAGAAGAGTGACTTGCATTTCTACCTTTCCTGGTTGAAGGAGCAGCTCAAAATGAAT acaaatGACTATATTCAGTCAGTGGCTCGCTGTTTGCAAATGATGCTTCGTGTCGACGAGTACCGCTTCGCATTCCTGTCTGTTGACGGCATTTCCACCTTGCTATCCATCCTCGCTTCGAGAGTCAACTTCCAG GTGCAATATCAGCTCGTGTTCTGCCTCTGGGTGTTGACATTCAACTCGCTCCTCGCTGAGAAAATGAACAAATTTAACGCCATTCCGATCCTCGCTGACATCCTGAGTGACTCGGTCAAGGAGAAGGTCACACGGATCGTGCTCGCAGTCTTCCGTAACCTGATTGAAAAACCTGAGGACCAGCAG gTAGCCAAGGAGCACTGCATTGCAATGGTCCAATGTAAAGTGCTGAAACAACTTTCGATCTTGCAACAGAAGCGCTCAGATGACGAAGACATCATGAACGACGTGGACTTCCTCAATGATCGCCTGCAAGCCTCAGTTCAGGACCTGAGCTCATTCGATCAGTATGCTACGGAGGTTAAGAGTGGACG GCTGGAGTGGTCGCCCGTGCACAAGTCGGCCAAGTTCTGGCGCGAGAACGCGGCGCGCCTCAACGAGCGCGGCCAGGAGCTGCTGCGCACGCTCGTGCACCTGCTGGAGAAGAGCCGCGACCCCGTCGTGCTCGCCGTGGCGTGCTACGACGTGGGCGAGTACGTGCGCCACTACCCGCGCGGCAAGCA caTTATCGAGCAACTTGGCGGTAAGCAACGCGTCATGTATCTGCTTAGTCACGAAGACCCCAACGTTCGTTACGAAGCTCTGCTTGCTGTACAAAAGCTCATGGTTCACAACTG GGAATACCTTGGCAAGCAACTGGAAAAGGAACAGATTGACAAACAGTCTGGTGGCACTGCTGTAGGAGCTAAGGCTTAA
- the LOC126771531 gene encoding V-type proton ATPase subunit H isoform X1: MAHINEENVSKLIPTLGDDKIDMIAATSALQIRASEIRQTQINWQSYLQSQMITQRDHDFIVNLDQRGQKDLPDKNPDACADVFLNLLTHISKDNTIQYVLVLIDDILSEDKSRVKIFRNARHGNVWQPFLNLLNRQDEFVQHMTARIIAKLACWHPQLMEKSDLHFYLSWLKEQLKMNAEKVSAELEHAEQVMLEHEKQHFSDKHIKHHKEKSGEKADPSQEKYSSLYSSFDVLKSHQDLPPGLHKTNDYIQSVARCLQMMLRVDEYRFAFLSVDGISTLLSILASRVNFQVQYQLVFCLWVLTFNSLLAEKMNKFNAIPILADILSDSVKEKVTRIVLAVFRNLIEKPEDQQVAKEHCIAMVQCKVLKQLSILQQKRSDDEDIMNDVDFLNDRLQASVQDLSSFDQYATEVKSGRLEWSPVHKSAKFWRENAARLNERGQELLRTLVHLLEKSRDPVVLAVACYDVGEYVRHYPRGKHIIEQLGGKQRVMYLLSHEDPNVRYEALLAVQKLMVHNWEYLGKQLEKEQIDKQSGGTAVGAKA, encoded by the exons ATGGCTCATATCAACGAGGAGAATGTTAGCAAACTAATTCCAACTTTAGGCGATGACAAAATCG ataTGATTGCTGCTACAAGCGCACTACAAATAAGGGCGAGCGAGATTCGTCAAACTCAAATTAACTGGCAGTCTTATTTGCA aTCGCAAATGATAACTCAGCGTGATCATGACTTCATTGTGAACTTGGACCAACGTGGCCAGAAAGACTTGCCAGATAAGAACCCTGATGCCTGCGCAGATGTTTTCCTAAATTTGCTTACCCATATTAGTAAAGACAATACCATCCAGTATGTCCTTGTTTTGATAGATGATATTCTTTCA GAAGATAAGTCTCGTGTCAAAATATTTCGCAATGCCAGACATGGAAATGTGTGGCAGCCATTCTTGAACCTGCTAAATCGTCAAGATGAATTTGTCCAGCATATGACTGCCCGTATAATTGCCAAGCTTGCTTGCTGGCACCCACAGCTTATGGAGAAGAGTGACTTGCATTTCTACCTTTCCTGGTTGAAGGAGCAGCTCAAAATGAAT GCCGAGAAAGTGTCCGCTGAGTTAGAGCATGCTGAGCAGGTTATGTTGGAGCATGAAAAACAACACTTCTCTGATAAACACATAAAACATCACAAAGAAAAGAGTGGAGAAAAAGCTGACCCTTCCCAAGAAAAATATTCGAGCCTTTACAGCTCTTTCGATGTTCTCAAATCGCATCAGGATTTGCCGCCGGGCCTGCATAAG acaaatGACTATATTCAGTCAGTGGCTCGCTGTTTGCAAATGATGCTTCGTGTCGACGAGTACCGCTTCGCATTCCTGTCTGTTGACGGCATTTCCACCTTGCTATCCATCCTCGCTTCGAGAGTCAACTTCCAG GTGCAATATCAGCTCGTGTTCTGCCTCTGGGTGTTGACATTCAACTCGCTCCTCGCTGAGAAAATGAACAAATTTAACGCCATTCCGATCCTCGCTGACATCCTGAGTGACTCGGTCAAGGAGAAGGTCACACGGATCGTGCTCGCAGTCTTCCGTAACCTGATTGAAAAACCTGAGGACCAGCAG gTAGCCAAGGAGCACTGCATTGCAATGGTCCAATGTAAAGTGCTGAAACAACTTTCGATCTTGCAACAGAAGCGCTCAGATGACGAAGACATCATGAACGACGTGGACTTCCTCAATGATCGCCTGCAAGCCTCAGTTCAGGACCTGAGCTCATTCGATCAGTATGCTACGGAGGTTAAGAGTGGACG GCTGGAGTGGTCGCCCGTGCACAAGTCGGCCAAGTTCTGGCGCGAGAACGCGGCGCGCCTCAACGAGCGCGGCCAGGAGCTGCTGCGCACGCTCGTGCACCTGCTGGAGAAGAGCCGCGACCCCGTCGTGCTCGCCGTGGCGTGCTACGACGTGGGCGAGTACGTGCGCCACTACCCGCGCGGCAAGCA caTTATCGAGCAACTTGGCGGTAAGCAACGCGTCATGTATCTGCTTAGTCACGAAGACCCCAACGTTCGTTACGAAGCTCTGCTTGCTGTACAAAAGCTCATGGTTCACAACTG GGAATACCTTGGCAAGCAACTGGAAAAGGAACAGATTGACAAACAGTCTGGTGGCACTGCTGTAGGAGCTAAGGCTTAA
- the LOC126772096 gene encoding actin-related protein 5 — protein MEDVLVLKDQKTVQDIVHEYGPTLKFGHIPLVIDNGSYQCRVGWSVNDEPSLIFKNLIARPRKDRCKKDAEPPVTPPIQIGNDIINIEAVRFQLKTQFDKNVVTHFEVQEQVCDYIFSHLGIDSEGCVPHPIVMTEAFVTPNYSRQLMSELLFEGYGVPAVSYGVDSLFSLYKNDVGDTALIVNCGYHTIHIIPVIRGKVIEEHARRINLGGSEIICYMHKLLQLKYPVHVNAITMSRIEEILHEHSSIALDYQEEIRRWVNPDYYEANVIRVQLPFVQSTSSSGLTAEQQKERKKEMARRLLEINARKRDERLAEDEEQLNQLLALQELIEDGDTEEFNEAIKGFEIKNYGDLQRQIANLNVRIEKNKQRIAAAANAEEPAEPRPTGRFQPPTDPEAFQIWLDETRAKYREVLVRREARRARRAAMVKRRTAAAAERMRAISRLAAAGDDFGYRDSDWDVYKSISREADSDSEADGERLVELEEALREHEPPQPSHHQHQLHLAIEPYRAPELMFQPSMMGNLEAGLAETLEYVFKHFSDEDQLLLANNVFLTGGCSQFPGLKERLERELLEMRPFQSTHKVVMAKNPSLDAWYGARDFAGSSDFEKWCISKEEYYEMGGEYLKEHHASNKYYKSPAPIVDNTMAPAGDANVVKEEIVVDC, from the exons ATGGAAGATGTTTTAGTGCTAAAAGATCAAAAAACAGTGCAAGATATTGTTCATGAATATGGACCAACTTTAAAGTTTGGTCATATTCCCTTAGTAATTGACAATG GTTCTTATCAATGCAGAGTAGGATGGTCAGTAAACGACGAGCCAAgcttaatattcaaaaatttaatcGCTAGACCGCGGAAAGATAGGTGTAAAAAAGATGCAGAGCCCCCTGTAACTCCACCTATTCAAATtggaaatgatattataaacattgaaGCTGTAAG atttcaattaaaaactcAGTTTGACAAGAATGTTGTAACACATTTTGAAGTGCAGGAACAAGTCTGTGATTACATTTTCTCTCATTTGGGTATTGATTCAGAAGGTTGTGTTCCACATCCCATAGTGATGACTGAAGCATTTGTCACACCTAACTACAGTAGGCAAT TAATGTCAGAGCTTCTCTTCGAGGGTTATGGCGTTCCAGCAGTGAGTTACGGAGTTGATTCCTTGTTCAGTCTCTATAAAAATGATGTAGGCGATACTGCACTGATAGTTAACTGCGGCTACcatactatacatattataccTGTTATAAGAGGAAAAGTTATAGAAGAACATGCAAGGAGAATAAATTTGG gtggCAGTGAAATTATTTGTTACATGCACAAGTTACTACAACTAAAATATCCCGTGCATGTTAATGCAATAACAATGTCTCGAATCGAAGAAATACTTCATGAGCACAGCTCTATAGCCCTGGATTATCAAGAGGAAATTAGAAGATGGGTCAACCCCGATTATTATGAAGCTAATGTTATAAGAGTACAACTACCATTTGTACAGTCTACAAGTTCTTCGGGTTTGACAG cTGAACAacaaaaagaaagaaagaaagagaTGGCACGTCGACTTCTAGAAATAAATGCGAGAAAAAGAGACGAGAGACTTGCAGAAGATGAAGAACAATTAAACCAGTTGCTAGCTCTTCAg GAATTGATAGAAGATGGTGACACAGAGGAATTCAACGAAGCTATCAAAGGTTTTGAGATAAAGAATTACGGCGATCTGCAG AGACAAATAGCAAACTTAAATGTGCGTATAGAGAAAAACAAACAACGCATCGCGGCCGCGGCCAACGCGGAGGAGCCCGCAGAGCCGCGCCCCACGGGGAGGTTCCAACCCCCCACCGACCCTGAAGCGTTCCAAATCTGGCTCGATGAAACACGCGCTAAG TACCGCGAGGTGCTGGTGCGGCGCGaggcgcggcgcgcgcggcgcgcgGCCATGGTCAAGCGCCGCACGGCGGCCGCGGCCGAGCGCATGCGCGCCATCTCGCGCCTCGCCGCCGCCGGCGACGACTTCGGCTACCGGGACTCCGACTGGGACGTCTACAAGAG TATCAGCCGCGAGGCGGACTCGGATTCGGAGGCGGACGGCGAGCGCCTGGTGGAGCtggaggaggcgctgcgcgAGCACGAGCCGCCGCAGCCTTCGCACCATCAGCACCAGTTGCATCTCGCCATCGAGCCCTATAG aGCTCCAGAGCTAATGTTCCAACCTTCGATGATGGGCAATTTAGAAGCCGGTTTGGCGGAAACGTTGGAATACGTCTTCAAACACTTCAGTGACGAAGATCAGTTGTTATTGGCGAATAACGTGTTTCTTACTGGGGGATGTTCTCAATTTCCAG gtTTAAAAGAGCGATTAGAAAGAGAACTCCTCGAAATGCGACCATTCCAGTCAACTCATAAAGTGGTAATGGCCAAAAATCCTAGTCTCGATGCATGGTATGGTGCCAGAGATTTTGCTGGTAGCAGTGACTTCGAAAAGTGGTGTATTTCTAAAGAAGAATACTATGAAATGGGCGGAGAGTATTTAAAAGAGCACCACGCAAGTAACAAGTACTATAAAAGCCCGGCGCCTATTGTGGATAATACGATGGCTCCAGCTGGTGACGCTAATGTAGTTAAGGAGGAAATTGTTGTAGACTGTTGA